In the genome of Flavobacteriales bacterium, one region contains:
- a CDS encoding gliding motility-associated C-terminal domain-containing protein translates to MLKHLPRRVCCCAFLRTTCITLALMVLSVATTRLCAQTASTGGFCQVIGPDGWKVDNPFKAEVFIENNGQFDLPDGQPLKDVKYGINNGEMKVYFTPEGLSYHMINLKLKSRYNREEGRERILEEVEEYNRDGRKPDERLSRFFNDQSAYVHMQWLGANPNAEMVVEDQVHDTYSYLGKNPPMEGRSIIAKAYRKLIYKNIYPHIDVEYMFPENVGSTLGVKYSIIVHPGGDISQVKMRYSGMQAVSKDDDGNVVLAVPEGNITDHAPSLSYIGHEGRRVSARFILHENVVSFAVPDYDKTQTLVIDPFTSIWSITPGFTSTNGGYTIRMDYHHNVYVMGGGVSNGGFTPSYNYQVKKFNSSGVAQWTATGLASTNLGAYGDMVVLKGGKAIVGMGIGAGSTGYILATTNGAITTRNVPNVSEFGWRLFYNTVTNNGVLWAGGGSNNGAHLVKTDTSLTTGTIYCPWGTAGNTEDICYLTTDRTSSFVYITNATNTSPNSSTTAPKFCKSSTATPGTAVWRVNEPSLMMELGQGSFINPGASPFARGWSTGVNNMVVCNDRIYTYDGNNLRAYDPASGNIVKQITVGGGFDKYGGLDVDSCCRVYVGVNGVVKRYTSDLVFDVSFPVTNDVYDLKFDPLSDDTLYVTGKGFVQKLAPITCPTCIDTASTPVQGCVLGTGTVTVNDPSATPPFHYIWSTGDTTQTITGLTPGTYYVTVTDANQDVCANALQWIDTVIVKGVYVPCGPILNITATPDTICMGECTDLLANTTEGATPYTYAWDNGITSTTEGPIHVCPATTTRYHATVTDNDGNTDTASVLVTVTPAPTLSITSTPITCNGDCDGTATVTATGGITPYTYVWDDAGSQTSATITGLCAGTYHVTVSTPNGCADTISVTLTEPTPVTSSATGVDPSCNGSCNGTATVTASGGTPGYTYTWDDPSSQTSATASGLCSGTYQVTVTDVNGCTSTTSVTLAEPTLITLAPDSTEADCSASNGTASVTASGGTPGYTYLWDDPSSQTSATATGLPLGVYTVTVTDSQGCTTSITISVNEAGGFAANVTNTDVTCNGACNGTATVTPTGGVTPHTYLWSPGGQTTQTATGLCPGTYSVTATDANGCSGSKTVTITEPTALVISETHTDVSCNGGSDGSIDLTSTGGVNPYSYSWDLPATTQDLSGLGAGTYCVTVTDANGCTATLCADITEPTVITSSASSTKTSCTQCNGTGTVTASGGTPALSYLWDAGAGNQTSATATGLCEGTYTVTVTDAAGCTRTDSVVVVMEDKPVVCFSDSTEGCVPLNVGFVNCSTGGDTYFWEFGDGSTSDQVNPSHMFADAGCYDITLTVTTAKGCSASLSKSCYISAHPLPTASFDADPWNTTILSPTVSFLDKSINATAWSWNFGDNSTDTSQNPTHVYKDTGCYNVTLALINQYGCVDTLSQTVCVKDIFTFYMPDAFSPNGDGINETFKPVQYGVCTFEMYIFDRWGNLIYETTSLAGWDGTANEGADMVQEDVYVWLVKAEDCDGRLIQRIGRVTVIK, encoded by the coding sequence ATGTTAAAGCATCTCCCCCGGAGGGTATGCTGTTGTGCGTTCCTGCGAACCACCTGCATCACCCTGGCTTTAATGGTTCTGTCTGTGGCGACAACCCGGTTGTGCGCCCAAACCGCCTCTACTGGAGGGTTCTGTCAGGTCATCGGTCCGGACGGATGGAAGGTGGACAATCCGTTCAAAGCCGAAGTCTTCATCGAAAACAACGGTCAGTTTGACCTGCCTGACGGTCAACCTTTGAAGGATGTCAAATACGGCATCAACAACGGTGAGATGAAGGTGTACTTCACACCTGAAGGACTCAGCTACCACATGATCAACCTGAAGCTAAAATCCCGTTACAACCGGGAAGAGGGCAGGGAAAGAATTCTGGAGGAAGTGGAAGAATACAACCGCGACGGCCGCAAACCCGATGAGCGCCTGAGTCGGTTCTTCAACGACCAATCGGCGTATGTTCACATGCAATGGCTGGGCGCAAACCCGAATGCGGAGATGGTGGTCGAAGATCAGGTGCACGATACCTACTCATACCTTGGAAAAAATCCCCCGATGGAAGGCCGGTCCATCATCGCCAAAGCCTACCGAAAACTCATTTACAAAAACATCTACCCTCACATTGATGTGGAGTATATGTTCCCGGAAAACGTCGGCTCCACCCTCGGCGTAAAGTACAGCATCATCGTGCATCCCGGCGGAGACATTTCGCAGGTGAAGATGCGGTACAGTGGCATGCAGGCTGTTTCCAAGGATGATGACGGCAACGTTGTGCTTGCGGTTCCCGAAGGCAACATCACCGACCATGCACCGTCGCTTTCCTACATCGGCCACGAAGGCAGACGCGTCTCGGCGCGGTTCATCCTTCACGAAAACGTGGTATCGTTTGCGGTGCCCGACTATGACAAAACCCAGACCCTGGTGATCGATCCCTTCACTTCCATCTGGAGCATTACCCCCGGTTTCACCAGCACCAACGGCGGCTATACCATCCGTATGGATTACCACCACAACGTCTACGTGATGGGCGGTGGCGTATCCAACGGCGGCTTCACGCCTTCTTACAATTACCAGGTGAAGAAGTTCAACTCCTCCGGTGTGGCGCAGTGGACAGCCACCGGACTGGCTTCCACCAACCTTGGGGCCTATGGCGACATGGTTGTGCTTAAGGGCGGAAAGGCCATTGTGGGCATGGGCATCGGCGCTGGCAGCACCGGTTACATCCTGGCCACCACCAATGGCGCCATCACCACGCGGAACGTGCCGAACGTGAGTGAATTCGGCTGGCGGCTCTTCTACAACACCGTTACAAACAACGGTGTGTTGTGGGCCGGGGGTGGCAGCAACAACGGCGCTCATCTTGTGAAAACCGACACCAGCCTGACCACCGGAACCATCTATTGCCCCTGGGGTACCGCCGGCAATACCGAAGACATCTGTTACCTGACCACCGACCGCACCAGCTCGTTCGTGTACATCACCAACGCCACCAATACCAGTCCGAACAGTTCCACCACGGCGCCGAAGTTCTGCAAATCCTCCACCGCCACTCCCGGAACTGCTGTGTGGCGCGTCAACGAACCGAGCCTGATGATGGAACTCGGCCAGGGCTCGTTCATCAACCCGGGCGCATCACCCTTTGCCAGGGGCTGGTCCACAGGTGTGAACAACATGGTGGTTTGCAACGACCGTATCTACACCTATGACGGCAACAACCTGCGCGCCTACGATCCCGCATCGGGCAACATCGTGAAACAAATTACCGTGGGGGGTGGCTTCGACAAGTACGGAGGCCTTGATGTGGACAGCTGCTGCCGCGTGTATGTGGGTGTGAACGGCGTGGTGAAACGCTATACATCCGACCTCGTTTTCGATGTGTCTTTCCCCGTGACCAACGATGTATACGACCTCAAGTTCGATCCCCTGAGCGATGATACCCTGTATGTAACTGGAAAAGGGTTTGTGCAGAAACTGGCCCCGATCACATGCCCCACTTGCATTGATACCGCCAGCACACCCGTCCAGGGCTGCGTGCTGGGAACAGGAACGGTTACCGTGAACGATCCGAGCGCCACGCCGCCGTTTCACTACATCTGGAGTACGGGAGATACCACACAAACCATCACCGGTCTCACGCCCGGTACCTATTATGTAACCGTTACAGATGCCAACCAGGATGTGTGTGCCAATGCGCTGCAATGGATCGATACCGTTATTGTGAAAGGCGTGTACGTTCCGTGTGGTCCCATCCTCAACATCACCGCCACTCCGGACACTATTTGCATGGGTGAATGCACCGACCTGCTGGCCAACACCACCGAAGGCGCAACACCCTATACGTATGCGTGGGACAATGGCATTACATCCACCACGGAAGGTCCCATCCACGTATGTCCGGCCACCACCACCCGCTATCACGCAACGGTCACCGACAACGACGGCAACACCGATACAGCTTCCGTGCTGGTGACAGTCACCCCTGCGCCCACGTTATCCATTACATCCACACCCATCACCTGCAACGGCGATTGTGACGGCACGGCCACGGTAACCGCTACCGGTGGAATCACACCCTACACCTATGTGTGGGATGATGCGGGTTCTCAAACCTCTGCCACCATCACCGGACTGTGTGCAGGCACCTACCACGTAACCGTCAGTACACCAAACGGCTGTGCCGATACCATTTCCGTTACATTAACCGAACCTACGCCGGTTACTTCATCGGCCACCGGCGTTGATCCATCCTGCAACGGGTCTTGCAACGGTACCGCTACTGTTACGGCTTCAGGGGGTACGCCCGGGTATACATACACATGGGATGATCCTTCTTCCCAAACTTCCGCCACCGCTTCCGGACTTTGCAGCGGAACCTACCAGGTGACCGTCACCGACGTGAACGGGTGCACATCCACGACATCCGTGACACTTGCCGAACCCACGCTCATCACACTTGCTCCTGATTCCACGGAGGCCGACTGCAGTGCATCCAACGGCACGGCCTCTGTAACCGCTTCCGGCGGAACGCCCGGATACACCTATCTCTGGGATGATCCTTCATCTCAGACCTCTGCCACGGCTACAGGACTGCCATTGGGTGTCTATACCGTCACTGTCACCGACAGCCAGGGTTGTACGACCTCCATTACCATTTCCGTGAATGAGGCGGGCGGCTTCGCCGCGAATGTCACCAACACCGATGTGACCTGCAACGGCGCCTGCAACGGTACAGCCACCGTTACACCCACAGGAGGTGTGACGCCCCATACCTACCTATGGAGTCCGGGAGGTCAGACCACGCAAACCGCCACAGGTCTTTGTCCGGGTACCTACAGCGTTACAGCAACCGATGCCAACGGATGTTCCGGATCCAAAACCGTTACCATCACTGAGCCCACAGCCCTGGTGATATCCGAAACGCATACCGATGTATCCTGCAACGGCGGCAGCGATGGCAGCATCGACCTGACATCCACCGGAGGCGTAAACCCATACAGCTATAGCTGGGATCTGCCTGCTACCACCCAGGATCTTTCCGGCCTTGGAGCCGGCACCTACTGCGTAACCGTGACCGATGCCAACGGTTGTACCGCCACGTTGTGTGCCGATATCACCGAACCGACCGTCATTACATCCTCCGCATCCTCCACAAAAACTTCCTGCACCCAGTGCAATGGCACCGGCACTGTGACCGCTTCCGGCGGCACACCGGCCCTCAGTTATCTATGGGATGCAGGCGCAGGAAACCAGACTTCCGCCACCGCCACAGGTTTGTGTGAAGGCACCTATACCGTGACGGTCACCGATGCGGCGGGCTGCACACGAACCGACTCCGTTGTGGTGGTGATGGAGGATAAGCCGGTCGTTTGCTTCAGCGATTCAACGGAAGGATGTGTTCCTCTCAACGTGGGCTTCGTCAACTGCTCCACGGGAGGGGACACGTACTTCTGGGAGTTCGGAGACGGATCCACTTCCGACCAGGTGAACCCTTCACACATGTTCGCAGATGCGGGATGTTATGACATCACCCTCACCGTGACCACCGCCAAGGGATGCTCGGCGTCGCTCAGCAAGAGCTGCTATATATCAGCACATCCGCTTCCGACCGCCAGCTTTGATGCCGACCCGTGGAACACCACCATCCTGTCGCCCACGGTGAGCTTCCTCGACAAGAGCATCAACGCCACGGCATGGTCGTGGAACTTCGGCGACAACAGCACCGACACATCGCAGAACCCCACACACGTGTACAAAGACACAGGCTGCTACAACGTGACCCTTGCACTGATCAACCAGTACGGCTGTGTGGATACCTTGTCGCAAACCGTATGCGTGAAAGACATCTTCACCTTCTACATGCCTGATGCGTTCTCACCCAACGGCGACGGCATCAACGAAACCTTCAAGCCCGTACAGTACGGTGTGTGCACCTTTGAGATGTACATCTTTGACCGGTGGGGCAACCTCATTTACGAGACCACATCCCTGGCCGGATGGGACGGCACCGCAAACGAAGGCGCCGACATGGTGCAGGAAGATGTGTATGTGTGGTTGGTGAAAGCGGAAGACTGCGACGGAAGGTTGATTCAGCGAATTGGCAGGGTGACGGTGATTAAGTGA
- a CDS encoding T9SS type A sorting domain-containing protein produces MKTYHTRIAVLIRTGFQLATLSVHGQVEGPLLPSLAEDDVSSGDQAWTDLTSVYSDDGSNTTVDLLPGETSHYLVIRDLGFALPEGSIVNGISINVEKSKSAGFIKDQEVRLFIGGVPMGDDKASITGWTSSGSVETYGAEDDSWGLSLSAADVNDPTFGIGIRAVNTGGGGPARAANVDFVDVTVGYSVPLPIHLLSFNAHLTDNRKVSLEWKTGTEINNEYFTLERSRNGATFEEVGRVPGHGTSNTPLSYSFVDENPISGTSYYRLKQTDFNGDFEYFHIVAVDYQNTEGGSCVLKVYPNPCPGTCTVQLSECSEEESAEMEVEMLDASGQRVYSRVPVREADGSFSFQVDVHNNLKPGIYIVSGKSAKETYTKKIITK; encoded by the coding sequence ATGAAAACATACCATACCCGTATCGCAGTGCTTATCAGGACCGGTTTCCAACTCGCAACCCTGTCGGTCCATGGGCAAGTTGAAGGCCCTTTGTTGCCCTCTCTGGCCGAAGATGATGTGTCGTCCGGTGATCAGGCCTGGACTGACCTGACCTCCGTCTACAGTGACGATGGCAGCAACACAACCGTTGACCTTTTGCCCGGAGAAACTTCCCATTACCTGGTCATCAGGGACCTGGGTTTCGCATTGCCGGAGGGTTCTATTGTCAATGGTATCAGCATCAATGTGGAAAAGTCAAAAAGTGCCGGTTTTATTAAAGACCAGGAAGTGCGCCTGTTCATCGGCGGTGTTCCCATGGGAGATGACAAAGCCTCCATTACCGGATGGACATCATCCGGATCTGTTGAAACCTACGGTGCTGAAGACGACAGCTGGGGCCTTTCTCTTTCGGCGGCAGACGTGAATGACCCCACATTCGGCATTGGCATTCGTGCGGTGAACACAGGAGGAGGAGGCCCGGCCAGAGCCGCCAATGTAGATTTTGTGGATGTGACCGTTGGGTACTCGGTTCCGCTTCCCATTCACCTGCTTTCATTCAATGCACACCTGACCGACAACCGGAAGGTATCCCTGGAGTGGAAGACCGGTACGGAAATCAACAATGAATATTTTACGCTTGAGCGCAGTCGCAACGGGGCCACATTCGAAGAGGTAGGTCGCGTGCCGGGCCATGGTACCAGCAACACACCACTCAGTTATTCCTTTGTGGACGAGAATCCGATATCCGGTACCAGTTACTACCGGCTGAAGCAAACCGACTTCAACGGTGATTTCGAATACTTCCACATCGTGGCAGTGGATTACCAGAACACCGAGGGCGGCAGTTGTGTGTTGAAGGTGTATCCCAATCCATGTCCGGGCACATGTACGGTGCAACTCTCAGAATGCAGTGAAGAAGAAAGCGCCGAAATGGAAGTGGAAATGCTGGATGCCTCCGGGCAGCGTGTGTATTCACGGGTGCCGGTACGTGAAGCGGATGGCTCTTTTTCGTTCCAGGTGGATGTGCATAACAACCTCAAGCCGGGCATATACATTGTTTCCGGTAAATCAGCCAAAGAAACTTATACCAAGAAAATCATAACGAAATGA
- a CDS encoding DEAD/DEAH box helicase — MRFTEFDLNEQILEAISYMGFEEATPIQQKAIPEILKKRDLIACAQTGTGKTAAFVLPVLHDLAENPTSNLHTLIIVPTRELAIQIDQQIQGLSYFLGVNSLAIYGGGDGSEWDTQKNALSDGTNIVVATPGKLISHLNLGNGDLSKVRHFVLDEADRMLDMNFYDDICRVKKFLTGLEHISMFSATMSPKIRKLAQEILKDPVEISLAVSKPAERVQQSCYAVHESQKAPLVLELIAQRPDFSKILIFSSTKRKVNTIVQALQKGGFSVEGISSDLEQKEREEVLHRFRSEKTRVLVATDVLSRGIDIKDIQLIINFDVPNEAEDYVHRIGRTARAQGHGEAITLVTPDDYRKLLRIERMIDGEVPKGELPAALGTSPELKDMGPGDRRPGNGHHRNNGGNRKSFQGNKRRKGKPRSDQASGNKNRPTS, encoded by the coding sequence ATGAGATTCACAGAATTTGATTTGAATGAACAGATTTTGGAAGCCATTTCCTACATGGGTTTTGAAGAAGCTACACCCATTCAGCAAAAGGCCATTCCGGAAATCCTGAAAAAGCGGGACCTGATTGCCTGTGCACAAACGGGCACGGGCAAAACAGCTGCATTTGTTCTTCCCGTGTTGCACGACCTGGCGGAAAATCCGACCAGCAACCTCCATACATTGATCATTGTTCCCACCCGTGAACTTGCCATCCAGATTGATCAGCAAATACAAGGCTTATCTTATTTCCTGGGTGTAAACTCTCTTGCCATCTATGGCGGGGGCGACGGCAGCGAATGGGATACACAAAAAAATGCACTCAGTGACGGTACCAATATCGTGGTGGCCACGCCCGGGAAACTGATCTCACATCTGAACCTGGGCAACGGCGACCTGAGCAAGGTTCGTCATTTTGTGCTCGACGAAGCGGACCGGATGCTGGACATGAATTTTTACGACGACATTTGCCGCGTAAAAAAGTTCCTGACCGGACTTGAACACATCTCCATGTTCAGCGCCACCATGTCTCCCAAGATCCGAAAACTTGCACAAGAAATCCTGAAAGATCCGGTGGAGATCAGTCTGGCCGTTTCCAAACCGGCAGAACGCGTGCAACAATCTTGTTACGCCGTTCATGAAAGTCAGAAGGCTCCGCTTGTGCTGGAATTGATCGCACAACGTCCGGACTTCTCCAAAATCCTGATTTTCTCATCCACCAAACGCAAGGTGAATACCATTGTGCAAGCCCTTCAGAAAGGTGGTTTTTCTGTGGAAGGGATTTCGTCTGATCTCGAACAAAAGGAACGCGAAGAGGTACTGCATCGCTTCCGTTCCGAGAAAACCCGTGTATTGGTAGCTACAGACGTATTAAGCCGTGGCATCGATATCAAAGACATCCAGCTCATCATCAACTTTGATGTACCGAATGAAGCGGAAGATTACGTGCACCGCATCGGTCGTACGGCCCGTGCACAAGGCCACGGTGAAGCAATTACATTGGTGACACCGGATGATTACAGGAAACTGCTACGGATCGAACGTATGATTGACGGCGAGGTACCCAAGGGGGAACTTCCCGCAGCGTTGGGTACATCACCCGAATTGAAGGATATGGGACCCGGTGATCGCAGACCGGGGAACGGACACCACCGCAACAACGGCGGTAACCGGAAATCTTTTCAGGGGAACAAAAGACGCAAGGGAAAACCCCGCTCAGATCAGGCTTCCGGCAACAAGAACCGGCCTACATCCTAA
- a CDS encoding citrate synthase, with amino-acid sequence MEKNTAVLQYQDKSYNLDVIEGTENELAVDIRALRDSSGLITLDSGFKNTGATTSAITFLDGEQGILRYRGYPIEQLAEKSTFLEVAYLLIYGDLPKKEQLHNFVNNITRHTLIHEDMKRFYEAYPPKAHPMGVVASLLCSLSSFYPGSLDPNRNSTAVDLTICRLIAKLPTIAAWAYKNSIGHPVVYPKNSLSYCANFLNMMFEKPSEAYEIDPIVESALDKLLILHADHEQNCSTSTVRIVGSSQANLYSSISAGVIALWGPLHGGANQAVIEMLEKIKEDGGGTAKWIDKAKDKNDPFRLMGFGHRVYKNFDPRARIIKKAADDVLDKLGINDPVLEIAKGLEEVALKDEYFVERKLYPNVDFYSGIIYRALGIPTDMFTVMFALGRLPGWIAQWKEMIANKEPIGRPRQIYVGERNRDYISMDQR; translated from the coding sequence ATGGAAAAAAATACCGCGGTCCTTCAATACCAGGATAAATCGTACAATCTGGATGTCATTGAAGGAACCGAGAACGAATTAGCGGTTGATATCCGCGCGCTGCGCGATTCTTCCGGCCTTATCACACTAGATTCCGGATTTAAGAATACAGGAGCAACTACAAGTGCCATTACTTTTCTTGATGGCGAACAGGGTATCCTGAGGTACCGCGGTTATCCCATCGAGCAACTTGCTGAAAAATCCACCTTCCTGGAAGTTGCCTACCTGCTGATATACGGGGACCTTCCCAAAAAAGAACAGCTTCACAATTTCGTCAACAACATCACCCGGCATACCCTCATCCACGAGGATATGAAACGCTTTTATGAGGCATATCCGCCAAAGGCGCATCCGATGGGTGTGGTGGCCAGCCTGCTGTGTTCACTATCGTCTTTCTATCCGGGTTCCCTTGATCCGAACCGCAATTCTACAGCGGTGGATCTGACCATCTGTCGTTTGATTGCCAAGCTTCCTACCATTGCGGCATGGGCTTACAAGAACTCGATCGGTCATCCGGTGGTGTACCCGAAAAACAGCCTGAGTTACTGCGCCAACTTCCTCAACATGATGTTTGAGAAGCCATCGGAAGCCTATGAAATAGATCCGATCGTTGAAAGTGCACTCGACAAGTTATTGATCCTTCACGCAGATCACGAACAGAACTGTTCCACATCCACCGTTCGCATCGTGGGATCTTCACAAGCGAACCTTTATTCTTCCATTTCAGCTGGTGTGATCGCATTGTGGGGGCCGCTCCATGGTGGCGCCAACCAGGCCGTTATCGAGATGCTGGAGAAGATCAAGGAAGACGGAGGTGGTACCGCCAAGTGGATCGACAAAGCCAAAGACAAAAATGATCCCTTCCGTCTCATGGGCTTCGGCCACCGCGTGTACAAAAACTTCGACCCCCGGGCACGCATCATTAAAAAAGCTGCAGATGATGTGCTCGATAAACTCGGCATCAACGATCCTGTGCTGGAGATTGCGAAAGGACTGGAAGAAGTGGCATTGAAAGATGAGTACTTCGTGGAACGCAAGTTGTATCCGAACGTAGATTTCTATTCGGGTATCATTTATCGCGCATTGGGCATTCCCACCGACATGTTCACGGTGATGTTCGCACTCGGGCGTTTACCCGGGTGGATTGCACAATGGAAAGAGATGATTGCCAACAAGGAACCCATCGGTCGTCCGCGCCAGATATACGTGGGCGAGCGAAACCGCGATTACATTTCAATGGATCAGCGTTAG
- a CDS encoding PorP/SprF family type IX secretion system membrane protein: MTRKNILGLALLFLLTGQTAMAQFEIQYPNLLMNDYFYNPATAGSKDHNPMRATVRRQWMGIEHAPAQHTVSFDGLLFQYRVGMGIGLMNQSAGPASLNSINYSWSYRVPYSLNSMFAFGVSGMLAQYVIDYRLLDFDDPNDQLIQKGFRRSYLPDANAGLYLYSTKYNLHKYFLGVSVLNMLDTEKKLPWFDNQVEAHTQKRTFCAMAGNRFRLGGKLAFEPSVIAMLDDPEAPENTVVDINGKITWNDSLWVGASYRPEERAAFFLSFMVGSMNIRYSYEISMTDIQVFNYGTHEISLGILFRRREIKKL, from the coding sequence ATGACGCGAAAGAACATATTGGGTCTTGCCCTCCTTTTCCTGCTAACGGGCCAGACAGCCATGGCTCAATTCGAGATCCAGTACCCGAACCTGCTGATGAACGATTACTTCTACAACCCGGCCACGGCAGGCAGCAAAGACCATAATCCCATGCGTGCAACGGTGAGAAGGCAATGGATGGGTATAGAGCATGCACCTGCGCAGCATACCGTATCCTTCGATGGGTTGCTGTTTCAGTATCGTGTGGGCATGGGCATTGGCCTGATGAATCAAAGTGCGGGCCCTGCCAGCCTTAACTCCATCAATTACTCCTGGAGTTACCGTGTGCCCTATTCACTCAATTCGATGTTTGCCTTCGGGGTTTCTGGGATGTTGGCTCAGTATGTCATCGATTATCGGTTGCTGGATTTCGATGATCCAAATGACCAATTGATTCAAAAAGGTTTTCGTCGCTCCTACCTTCCGGATGCGAATGCCGGACTGTATCTCTACAGCACAAAATACAACCTGCACAAATATTTCCTGGGTGTATCTGTGCTGAACATGCTGGATACCGAAAAGAAATTGCCCTGGTTCGATAACCAGGTGGAAGCGCATACCCAGAAAAGAACATTTTGTGCCATGGCCGGAAACCGATTCCGGTTGGGAGGGAAACTCGCATTTGAGCCGTCAGTCATTGCCATGCTGGATGACCCCGAGGCACCTGAAAACACCGTGGTTGATATCAATGGAAAAATCACCTGGAACGACAGCCTGTGGGTGGGTGCTTCCTATCGTCCTGAAGAGAGAGCCGCCTTCTTCCTGAGCTTCATGGTAGGTTCAATGAACATCCGGTATTCGTATGAAATTTCCATGACTGACATCCAGGTTTTCAATTATGGTACACACGAAATTTCACTGGGCATTCTGTTCAGACGACGAGAAATAAAGAAGTTATAA
- a CDS encoding gliding motility-associated C-terminal domain-containing protein: MILLMLPALKGNSQCITSIVKPSCPGKQDASLTVIYSGDNTTDKKYRLLKNASLLQEATSKGTYSFTGLGAAAYETEVYLSDGTGGWNLACGKNDTIHDPDTLRINFTTTNISCLGNQTGAIDVEIEGGSPPFTYVWTQGSTTQDISGLSAGSYAVVVSDVRGCVANESTTLTEPASGMEPTYTNTEIKCNGQATASIDVTVTGGTTPYTYSWSNGATSEDLSNLPAGTYILSLSDGNGCPDTVSVTVSQPDKFNAAAKGINISCNGLVDGMGVVKGDGGTPPYSYLWTTGETSDTIKGLDAGRYTVIALDANGCPSTNEAIVIEPTILKVYTVSDPPSCDRTEYSVKIVASGGTLPHKFLWSDGSTGGEIEEVIPGDYLITVSDARGCAATDTLHLELIEATCVTAPSGFTPNADGTNDTWTVRNIEKFPGAELQIFDLKGKLVFDTNERPLPWDGRSEGNDMPAGTYYYILDLHNNESKITGPITILR; the protein is encoded by the coding sequence ATGATCCTGTTGATGTTGCCTGCATTGAAAGGCAACTCGCAGTGCATTACCTCCATTGTGAAGCCTTCCTGTCCCGGGAAACAGGATGCTTCTCTCACGGTGATTTATTCCGGTGATAACACCACAGATAAGAAGTACCGGTTGTTAAAAAATGCGAGCCTGCTTCAGGAGGCCACATCCAAGGGCACTTATTCCTTCACCGGTCTGGGAGCCGCGGCCTATGAAACCGAAGTTTACCTCTCGGATGGCACGGGGGGATGGAACCTGGCGTGCGGAAAGAATGACACCATCCATGACCCCGATACGTTGAGGATTAATTTTACAACCACCAACATCAGTTGTCTGGGAAATCAGACCGGGGCGATTGATGTGGAAATTGAAGGTGGAAGCCCTCCTTTTACTTATGTATGGACGCAAGGCTCTACCACCCAAGACATTTCCGGGCTTTCGGCCGGTTCTTATGCAGTGGTTGTTTCGGATGTGAGGGGATGTGTGGCGAATGAGTCTACCACGTTGACTGAACCCGCTTCAGGAATGGAACCCACCTATACCAATACGGAAATCAAATGCAATGGCCAGGCCACAGCCTCGATCGACGTGACTGTTACAGGCGGTACCACACCGTACACTTATAGCTGGAGCAATGGTGCTACATCAGAAGATCTGTCTAATCTGCCTGCAGGAACATATATACTGAGTCTGAGCGACGGCAACGGTTGTCCGGACACGGTATCGGTCACTGTCTCCCAGCCTGACAAGTTCAATGCTGCGGCCAAAGGCATAAACATCAGTTGCAACGGACTGGTCGACGGGATGGGTGTGGTAAAGGGGGATGGTGGAACACCACCTTATTCTTATCTGTGGACCACCGGTGAAACTTCGGATACCATCAAAGGCTTGGACGCCGGTCGCTATACGGTAATTGCTCTGGACGCCAATGGTTGCCCGTCTACAAATGAAGCCATCGTGATCGAGCCTACCATCCTGAAAGTATACACCGTATCAGATCCGCCTTCATGTGATCGCACCGAGTACAGCGTTAAAATCGTGGCATCCGGAGGTACACTCCCGCATAAATTCTTGTGGTCTGATGGTTCTACCGGGGGAGAAATCGAAGAGGTCATTCCCGGAGATTATCTCATCACCGTATCGGATGCACGCGGATGCGCCGCAACCGATACACTGCACCTGGAATTGATTGAGGCCACATGCGTAACCGCACCCAGTGGTTTTACCCCAAATGCCGATGGAACCAATGATACATGGACGGTTCGTAACATTGAGAAATTCCCCGGTGCGGAATTGCAGATATTCGACCTGAAAGGGAAGTTGGTTTTTGATACGAATGAACGACCGCTTCCGTGGGACGGCAGATCAGAAGGTAATGACATGCCTGCGGGTACATATTACTACATCCTGGATTTGCACAACAATGAATCCAAGATCACCGGTCCGATTACCATATTGAGATAA